From the genome of Miscanthus floridulus cultivar M001 chromosome 10, ASM1932011v1, whole genome shotgun sequence, one region includes:
- the LOC136485264 gene encoding bisdemethoxycurcumin synthase-like — protein sequence MGSAPATVHEMRRAQRADGPAAVLGIGTANPPTCIAQDDYPDYYFRVTNSEHLTDLKAKLSRICNNKKSGIRQRYLHLNQELLAANPGFIDPTRPSLDERVEIASAAVPELAAKAASKAIAEWGRPATDITHLIFSTYSGARAPSADRRLASLLGLRPTVSRTILNLHGCYGGGRSLQLAKEIAENNRGARVLVACSELTLIAFYGPEGGCIDNIIGQTLFGDGAGAVIVGADAVAPVERPLFEMAFASQTTVPETEDAISMQYSKCGMEYHLSSQVPRLLRCNVERCLVDAFRTLGVSAAWNDLFWAIHPGGRAILDNIEEVLGLEDGKLAASRHVLSEFGNMSGTTVIFVLDELRRRRAAAAKQGGDAPEWGVMMAFGPGITIETMVLHAPSNQELEGN from the coding sequence ATGGGGAGCGCACCGGCCACCGTCCACGAGATGAGGCGTGCACAGCGCGCGGATGGGCCGGCCGCCGTGCTCGGCATCGGCACGGCGAACCCGCCGACGTGCATTGCCCAGGATGATTACCCCGACTACTACTTCCGCGTCACCAACAGCGAGCACCTCACCGACCTCAAGGCCAAGCTCAGCAGGATCTGCAACAACAAGAAGTCCGGCATCAGGCAGCGCTACTTGCACCTCAACCAGGAACTTCTGGCCGCCAATCCGGGCTTCATCGACCCCACGCGGCCGTCCCTGGACGAGCGCGTGGAAATCGCCTCCGCCGCCGTCCCGGAGCTGGCCGCGAAAGCAGCCTCCAAGGCCATCGCGGAGTGGGGCCGCCCGGCCACCGACATCACCCACCTCATCTTCAGCACCTACTCCGGCGCACGTGCCCCAAGCGCCGACCGCCGCCTGGCCTCCCTGCTGGGCCTCCGCCCCACGGTGTCCCGCACCATCCTCAACCTCCACGGCTGCTACGGCGGGGGGCGGTCGCTCCAGCTCGCCAAGGAGATCGCGGAGAACAACCGCGGCGCGCGCGTCCTCGTCGCCTGCTCCGAGCTCACGCTCATCGCCTTCTATGGGCCCGAGGGTGGCTGCATCGACAACATCATCGGCCAGACCCTGTTCGGCGACGGTGCCGGGGCCGTCATCGTCGGCGCCGATGCCGTCGCCCCTGTCGAGCGCCCGCTGTTCGAGATGGCGTTCGCGTCTCAGACCACGGTACCGGAGACCGAGGACGCCATCTCCATGCAGTACAGCAAATGCGGCATGGAGTACCACCTCTCCAGCCAGGTGCCCCGCCTGCTGCGGTGCAACGTGGAACGCTGCCTTGTCGACGCGTTCCGCACGCTCGGCGTCAGCGCCGCATGGAACGACCTTTTCTGGGCGATCCATCCCGGCGGTCGTGCCATCCTGGACAACATCGAGGAAGTACTCGGTCTGGAGGACGGGAAACTGGCGGCCAGTCGCCACGTGCTCAGCGAGTTTGGCAACATGAGTGGCACCACAGTGATCTTCGTGCTCGATGAGTTGCGCCGCCGTCGGGCTGCAGCGGCCAAGCAGGGCGGGGATGCGCCGGAGTGGGGAGTGATGATGGCTTTTGGACCGGGAATCACAATCGAGACCATGGTGCTCCACGCCCCTAGCAACCAGGAACTGGAGGGAAATTGA